ATGGAGCAGCAGAGTGGTTCCAGTGGTACTCACCATGAGCCTGTTGTCCATGTTTACCTTGCGAAGACTGACAGCCACTGCATTGATATCTTTCTCATTTATCCATGATTTGAACAGCTTGACTGCAAAAGCTGCAGAAACACCTGTGCAGTCAGAGTAGTTCTATATTAGTGAAATTCAAAACACAGGGAACCATAAGGCCTGAGTACAGGGTACCTCATCTGTCAGACTGTGCTCAGAACAGCAGTTGTGCTTCCAACCCCAGCACAGTCTGCAGTACTTCTCCCTGCCCAAGGACACTGCAGCCTCCAACTGGCCTTTTCCTACAACTCAGCATCACAAAGTCTTCCCTGTACTAAACTCAACTCTTCCTGCTGCAATTTAGGAAGTAACCTAAAGACATGACACACATTTTGCATCCTGAAAGGTCCCTCTCAAAAATACAGTGGTGTAGTGATGGCAGCTTCCAGGGTCAGGCAGGGAAGTCTTACACACAAGCTTTCTCAAGAAACTGATTTTCTGAAGTCTTAACAAGATCTTCCAGGTTCACACGGGCATCACATTTACCTTTGCTAATCCTGTAGTCAATCTATCACCAAAGGAAGCTTGTGAGCTGCACGGATGTAGTGTCATCACAGTTTCCACCTACTTGTCATGGTTCTGTCTCCCTCCCTAAGGGAGGAGCTGGGCCACACTTACCTTCTTTAACCAAGTTCTCATTGTAGAGACTGTTGAGAATTGATGCATTGAGTGTCCCGTTGGCAAGCAGAATACCCGTCAGCATGGCCAGTTTGTTCCGCTCAGATTCTGAGAACCCTTTCAGGAACAGCAGCAACTGCAGCACAAGTAAGAAGAGCTGCATAAAACTACCACCTCTTACTAAATTCTGGCCACTGCCTGTGTTGAACACTTTTGTTTAATCAAGCTAGCAGAAGCATCAGTCACTGGTAGTCATGCAAACCAGCCATTCTTCTATGAACAACTTTCAAGGGTTGTATTTTAATAATCCATTTTATGATATAACCCTTCTACAGAGTGATTAACTAGCAGAATGTGAAGGTTTATTTGTCTGTTGATAAAAAAAACCACTCCATACCTTTTTGACTTCATCTTCAAAGCCTTTCTCCAGGTACTTGTAACGCCTGATTAGCTTGTTAAAAACCTAGAAAGACACAGAGTACATACATTATCTTTTGCTGTGAACTATTATTTGATTTGAATTTTAAAAACTAAGTTCAGTAAAATAGGTCTGAACTCTTTAGAGCACCCACAGCTTGGAACACTGCTGCTCTACCACTTCCAGTATGCTTAAAGCCATGcattatttttacattaacacaCAATTACACAAACATTTAATTTTTGACCATTAAATAGCTTTAAGTGAAACTGCCCTAATTTCAGCACTAACCTGAGCAAATGCTTGCATGGTTTCTAGGTCTTCCTGTGCTGCAAACACACAGACATTTGTGCGTGTCATGTCGTCTGCCAGGGTCCCGCccggggctgcaggaggatttcagCATTAGTAGTGCTACTCCCAGTGAGGGCACTGAGCAGTCTCCAAGCACAACTCCAGCATCCATAGCATGCAACACATTTTTCTGTCATGAGGAACTCAATGACCACAGACACCCCTACATCTCCCTGTGTTCCACTGCTGTACCAGAACTTTACAATCAGCTGTAATTTGAACATTTAACTATTCTGGCTGCCTACTGCTAAAGGGATGGACAACACATCTTGTTTCCATATGAGTAAGTTAAGAAGGCCATATGAGCTCCTCTTCCCTTAAAGGAAGCCACTGAAGCTGCTTCATTCCAGCAAGTGTCTTTTCAGTGTCTGCTGCAATAGTGCTGCTTCATGCCTTTCACATGACAGTAAATTACAACAGCAGACTGAAACATGAAGAGACACACAGTCCAAAGTTCAGTGCTGCAGAGATGAGCTTGAAACCTTAGTTATTTAGGCTGCTTCACTAATGAAGGTGCATTCAGGTCACCAGCTCTGGTACCAGAACACCtcatcatcaatttctatgccaTTCTACATACAATGGAGATACTTTGTAATGAATTAGTCAGAAACATGACTTTAAAACCAGAAGCTGGTAAGGCAACAGGATGTCAGTTTTTATTCTGGCTTCCTCTGACTGAAGATCAAAGCTGGTCTTCCTTAGCTACCTGTTACAGACAGGGAGTTGAGTAAAGCACCCACCCCATATCACTactgccttcttcccttccccatcagacTCATTCCTAGAAGGAACACTTCCTAACACAGGAGGATGCACTGGTTAAGACTCTTGAATGTAAACCCACATATTGTAACCATTACAGTATGTGCTTACCTGGTTAGTGAGCATCTGTTCCTCTTTGTACACAGAGTGTGTACCTGATTTTGCAAGACTTTTCATCATCACATTTCACTTCCTCAGTCCCTGTGTTCTCTGCCAACTCGACCACCCTCTCATTTCTCACTCCCTGATGGCTGCTAGAGCCCATGACCTCGCTATTGTCAACAACAAATTATCTGTAACAGCATGTCCAAGACTAAGCAATTCAGATCCTTCTGTAAACAAGTTTCCTTTCCAAAATAACAGGGCAGGATGCATAAATCATAGGAACATGTCAGAATCTTTCAGGGCAACTACTGGTCTTGTTACTACAGATCATGCATCTGAAACAAGCAATCACCCGTCTCTCATCATTAGAAGTGATCTTGATCAGAGTCAAGATCTactcctggttaaaaaaaaaagccaaaccaaatccCCAGCCAGCAAAAACtagccaaacaaacaaaaccaaccacacccagcacacccaaaaatccaaagtactttcTTCTAAGCAGAGTTTGTACAATCTACACTTCAAGGAATGCAAACAGACTCAAGTAAAACTGAGGCAGGTTATAGAGAGCATTTCTACAGTAACTGCTCAGGCACCAAGATGATCAGGTGATTTACCACGGATTAGCTCAAACCCCGTTCTACACACTCAATGGGCTCTTTAGCAGAGATTTTGCACTGAAAGGAAATGCAGCTTTTGCAGAGTGAAGTGAATGAAGCTGACAGCAGCCACATCACAGGGACTTACCCAGCATTCCACCAGCCACCAGGATGTCAAAAAGTGTTTCTGCATAGCGGCGATAATCAAGTTTTGCACCAGAAGCATCAAGAAACTTTGCTACTGCCTCCAAGTCAGTGCCAGTTTCAGTTAAACCTTGAATAATACAGTCTTGGAACTGAGTAGGGTCAAACCTCTCTTTTTCATCTGTAAAGCAAAAACGTTGAAATAAGATTTCCATTAAGAGTTCTTTGTGATGATCATTATTTGGCTCTAATAAAGGCTACCTGACTTCTCAGTTTGATTCTTATACCCCTCTTCTCATGATACTCTTTCTCTCCAAAACCAGAGACTTAGCTCATGCTGGAAGACAATTTTTAATACATACCCCGATAATTCTGTACATTTAACTCCATTACTCATGTTTTATCTCAGCTTTTTGGGCCTCTCTCTGTTTCAGATGAAATCTGCTGACTGACAAACTGCGTACCATTATCACATCCGAGTCACCTGGAAATTTGCCTTTTGGTTGTGAAGACTGTCCCCTCATCTCAACCTGCAGCTAGGTGAGTTTGAGGCAGTAACTTTTCCTCAAGTGCTTGGGGAAAATGTAGACATAGGAGCTAACTTAATGGCCTTAACTGCAGAGCTATTTAGCAACCTTTACTGTTGTTAAGCAGAACACTTCAGATGCATCTTCACACCTGATACATCAGCTGATCATTGCCTTGTTTTTACTACAGGCAGGGCATAGTCAACATGCAACAAATCCACCCATATAACTAACACAAAGCCTTAAAGAGGTCttcagcttttcctcatctcAATTTGTCCTTGGATTATGGAAATAATGAGATTAGAAGCTTCCAAAGACAAGAGAACTCAACTGCAGATCTTATTTTGAGTGCTGTCTACAGCACAGCTTAGCCAATTCTGTTCGCAGGCTAGTAGGGCATACTGGTGTCCAGTGTCAATTCAAGTATAAACACACTGGTAAAAGCTGGGTGCCAGTTTGGAAATACTGGATCAGTTATTTTCCAGGGCATAACCACAGAGCTTATTCTTCCAGAAGAGTTGCTTCACAGCCAAACTATGGTTAAATGCTTAAAGAGACTAAACCCTTGGCTGCTGGCATTCATCTGCTGGACAGACCACAGCAAACTCTAATGTTCAGGAGATTTTTGAGGTGCTTTGACATTCAAACAGTTCTATAAATTCAAGTTGCTTCTGCATGTGCAGCATGCCTAAAGCTGCCTGTTAGAGCTGGAACACTGTTGGTATACAAGTAAAACTGTACTGAACAGAAACTTTAAGAGTGTCCCTACTTCCTCTTCAGGCTGGAAAAAAGCTCCACAAAATACTAAGTCACTCATCCCACCTCTTCAGTGACTAACTCTTCTTATGGAAGTAACTGTGCATGCAGAGAGACAGGCCTTTGAATATCCCATACTTAGGGGTTTTTTGGACGTTGACTGGGAGACAGGTGGGTagggggatttgtgggattttgttgTAGGTTCTTTctgtcaatttttaaaaattttaaaaaagaaaatataagttTTATCCAGTGGCTAAGATTGAAATTCTTACTATGTTAGATACTCCTCAGATGTATGCATTAACCTGCAACAAGCTTGTGCTGGAGTTCCCCTGTAATTCAGGGGTACTAGATCCTTCTGCTTGCAGGCTACACACTCAGGACAGTTCTAGAATGACCATCTTTAAGGCAAAGGTTATTACAGCAAATTCAGTGACAATTCTGACGGCCAAATACTAATATTTTTATTCGTGCAGAAAAAGTTCCAGTCAGCCTCAAGACTCTGCACTTAGCATAGTCTCATGTAAAAAATTTACGGTGAACGCATGAAGGCACTGGTTTGCTTACTGACAGAAACCGAGGTTTTACCGTAAACATATCGCTGGCAGCCGGTCCTGGCAGCGGGCACGGTGCGGTAACTCACCTCTTTTTCTGGTTTTAAAACGCTGGCCCGATAGTGTCGGCTTCTGCGGCTTTTGATTATTCATAAAAGACACCCTGCAAGGAAACAGAGACACCCGTGAGGACGCTGCGGGCAGGGGCCGCTCCTCCCTCCCGCTCCCGCGGCGCTGGGCGGCTGCGGGCGGCGCCGGCCCCCGCCCGGCTCCCGGCACGCACCGGGCTCCCCGGGCGGAGGCGGCCGCAGGGCGGAGCCGGGGCCCGCGcggtgcccgtgcccgtgcccgtgcccgcgCCTCTCGCCCCTCGGCCCCGCCGTACGGCCCGAGCTGGCGGTGCCTCCGCTGCCGCCCAGGCCGCCCCGCGCCCGGGTACCCGTGCAGGGAAGAAGAAGGGGTGCACCCCCTCCCTCCCCGGCCTCCAGCGCGGCGCGGCCCTTACGGCCCAGGCTGCCGCAGCCGGCCGCCCGCCCGCCACCCGCGCCCATCTCCTCACCGACTTTAAGGCAGAGAGAAAATGCCCGAGCGGCCCGGAGCGGAGACGGGCAGGAACGGCAGCGAGGAGCGGTGGCAGCGAGAGCTCTGCGAGCGGAACCGACGCCAGAGGAAGAGGGGAGGGCCGcgctccgccccgccccgcccgagaGGATGGAGGGAAGGGGCGGAGAACGGGGCCGGCTCTCTCGGGGCCGCGCGTACCGCCGGACtcctggctcctcctgggggtcTCTGCCCCGCCAGAGGAGCTGCCCGGCCGAGCCCTGCCCGGGGTGACCGCGCCCATGTCCCCCGCGCTCCCTGAGGCGGAGCCAGCCTGGCACCGCAGGGACACCTCCCCTCTGACCCGATCTGCGGCCCACGGAGCGCGGGTGATAAGTGCGGGTCCAGCGCCGGAACCTGCGGTACATCAAACTTCAGTACCATTCCTGCTGTGCTACTGGACCCCAGATTTGCTTTGCAGTTGTAATAATTTATTCTTTCAGACCCTGGTGGTAACAAGCACTTGGCGTACTGTAGTGTGTGCAGACAGGACTATCAGTTACAAGCTGTGCCCGTCTGACACAGAGCAAAGCACAGGCCTTCTCTACTGCTGTTTAAACACGGGATCTGTCACTAGCAGTCACCTCAACAGGTCTCATCATACCTTCTGGCTGTAGGCAGTCTGTCTGCTAGCAGACCGCATAAGCACACCCACTGTATTAGTGGAAGCCCTTTAAGCACTGTGCAAAAGAGATGGGCTGCCGAActcacagcagcacagagctggagaCAACATGGGGAACACTCTGTGCTGGTGTAGGACAGGAGATGCAATTGCAGCTCAGTTCTTTGCTCCCCAAAAGACCAAACCAACTTAGAGAACACAAGCTTCCTTCTAGACTGTATGCAACTGCAAATTTCCACCAGATTTAAGTGTAATGTTGATGTGACTAAAGCTCATGAAATGACCAGTTATCAAGTGTATAAATGGACCAaatccctgggctgcagcagggaaaacaCGATCATTCTTATTGTCAATAGGAGCCAGGTTTCATCTCATACCATTTTTGTTACTGTTTTGCCCTTGAAACAATACTGGTGATATATCCCAGTGCCATGAAATAGTAGTACCATGCCTTACAAGTTTTATTCAAGAAACATTTCAGATTCCAGTTAACAGCCTGATGAAATCctaaaaatactgacttcaaaAATACCACATTCAGAGGAAGCATTTTCACCTTAATATTGGCAAATATTTGTCCATTAATTCTAAACCCAAGGCACTGATAACATTGGTGCTCATTCTAAAAAGAGAGCATTTGTGTAAATCACAATTAATTACAAAGCCAAGAAGAAAAACCAGAAATTATTAAAACCATGTTttaaggaaacacaaagatataaTAATAATTCCTGTTGTCAGCTCCCTAAAGTCTTTGATATGACAAAACTGCAAAGCTCAttaccaattgagctttttccatTAGCTATAGTCTCTCACACTTTACCAAGAGAAAGGAACAGGAAAATTTTACCAGTGTAAAGGAATAAGATCTTTTTTCATCTCTACAGATTTAGATTAAATGTGATTTATTTGAGGGTGTGTGCAGGTAACACTTAGGTAACACTTTTCTATACTATGCTAATTTAGGCCTGCACTGTCATCAGtgaagtaaatgaaaataaacttgTGTTTATGTAAATGAGCTCAGGATCTGAACTAATGCAATACCCGTGGAGCATCTCCAGAGTTGTTTCTTATGCTAGTGTTTGGGCACAGAATAATGTTGTTAAGTGTGTTCTAACTGTTAATTTTATGGCTTTGAACTATCTAAGCTGAATATTGATACCTACACTGGCTCAGCCATTTCCTTTTCTCCCTCTCAAATACCTTTACACTTGTTTTTCAGACTGCTCTCCTCATGGGGAAATGTTCCATCAAGATTCATACAGCTGCCACTGGATCACTCTAAAACCCTTTCCAAAACAATGTCTGTCAGAGTGCCAGTTGTttggcacagctgagctgccACAGCTATAATGAACTGTGTTGTCATGGTTCCTCTCAGCCCTCCACCTTTCCCTCCTGGTCACCTGCTGCACATCTGCTCTGCACATCTGCTGGTGGTTGCTATGGGCAACCTCACCTCTGGTAGGGAAACAGCTGCTCCTGGGAGCCTGTCCTGCTCTTAACCCTTCCTACCCCCACCTTGGATGAAATGCATTGACTTTGTCCTGCTTCAGCATTTTGCTGGAAAGGAGGGACAGAACTGTGGGTAAGACAGAGGAGAAGTACGCGATGGCAAGGCAGTGAATAGCAGTGATTATATTCCACCTCTGGGAGAGTGAGTGGTTCAAAGAGATCTGGAGCAGGCCTGAGGTGGGTTACTGGGGTGGCAATACATCTGTGCCTAGAAATACTGGGCAGTATGGACTTTTAGAATCTCTGTTTTACTGAAATATTGATACATTGCCCATCATTAACTTTTACAGTGTCTCATTCTGAGCCTTGGGATTTTCCATATGctggaagaacagaaaaaaaatcaaagataaCAGTTGTTACTCTCAAACTGGATGTAGAAGTGACAAAATGGTACTAACTTGGGATCTGCTCTTTGTTGCAGGTATTTTCAAAATTGCATGCAAATTCTTTCAAGTTCTTGAGGTAACTCCAGAACTGTTCCAGTGTAGCATGAAACACATTAATGACAGGTTGTTTACTTGGCAGCACAAGAGAACTGGTGCTTATATCTTGTTCCATCAAGATGGtgttttatatatgtgtgtgtgtgtgtgtgtgtgtgtgtaagtatGACAGTTCTTTCTTGCAGGAATGCTTGCAGTCAGTAAGTGGCTGAAGGACTCATCTGGTTGTCTGATCTTTAGGAAAGCACTACTAATCTATAATCCAAACCCATGGCTTACAGGTTCCAAGTTTGTCTTTaggaaaccaaaataaaatataaaaaaaaatcattttgctaaggaaaaaaaaccaactcacAAATGCAAGTTCCTTATCAGCCACACAAATGTCATTGCACACACATATCTCAATTTTATCAAGTTATAAAAGGTTGGGAAATCAACCAACTTACCTCTAGTGAACAGTGGCACTCTTGTAATTGAACAGGTAATTAAGCTCATATCTCCATGGCACAGGTGAGCTCTCAGCCTGACAGGCTCAGATTACAGGAACTGACATACAAGGTTCCACTATGCAATACAGTTTAATGAGACTGCATTGAACTGTGGGGGCCATGATGTTAGCAAAGAAAGCCTACAGTGCACTCCTGGAGATGATACATTATCTCCTGGGGGCTGGATAACAAATTGATCTTTATTCTAAGTTGTTAACAAGTTTTTGCATGACACTTAGCCCATGAAGGTTCTTGACCCTGGTTATGACTTCTGTAAATTTGACAAGTTCCACCACTGACAGACACTTTGACTGCTGGATATCCTGCACAGAAGGAAGCAGAAGTGGATGGATGCAGActtcccagccccagccaggttGAGGTAGGGGTCTCTAGCTGGCTGCTATTGAAGAGAGGGCCTGCAGGTCTGCCTGATGCAATCTGTGTCCCTTTTCATAGAGAAATTTTCAGCCTAGAGCACAACAGATTTGTTGTGCCCAAGGGGCCTATGGGGCTTTTTAAATTGAAAGCCTTAATTAATGGACCTTGACATAGTTTCATCAGACATTTCCTATTTTCCAGTCTCCCAAAGTGTATTTTTTTTAGTTTGCTTTCTGACTGGATATGCATTGATGGGAGAATGGCTGGTAAAATCTTGCTCTTTATTTCCTAATTGCTCCTGTGCTTTACTACTTTAATTTttatattctctttttttttcctgtttaacttATAAACAGAAATTTGGGCCCAGTGACAAGGTATTAAGCAACTCCAGATGTATCTCCTTTTACAGTGCCAAAGGATGAGTGCAATGGAAAACCTGTGAGGTGGCTGTCAGGAAACAATGTCACCATTGCCATCTTGCCCTGCTTTCTGCAGAAACGCTTGTGTAATCGTTGGCTGGGACTGATATGGGGAGGGAAGTTGGCTCCTGCCTCATTCTACAGAAATCAGTACTCTGCAGCAGgctcctgctctgtcctgccaaCCCTTGGAGTGAGGGAAGTGCAAGACATGAGAAGGGCAGATTGAAGGCATTGCTCTGAAAAAACACAGAGAACTCAGGGGGAGGGTGCATTTTCTTGCCATCCTCATTTTGAAGAAACCAGAGGCAAAGCAAACCACACAAAGTGGTTATGCAAATAACTTCACTGACTCTGGAAGAAATTTGAATAAAAGGGCATAGTCCACTAGTTGTGGGTTACATCTTCCATCTGTGTGAGAGAGAAGATACTGCATGTGAAAACCAGCCAGAGCTGGTACTGTATTGCACTTCCTAATAGCCAGGCAATGGATACCCAGAGTAATATGAAATACATATGCTACTGACATATGTCAATCACAGTCCCATTCCTTGTCTTATGATTAATACAAGACTTAACCAAAAATGaaattttcctcctttcttttcccAAACCTGTTCTAAACCTATTCTAATCATAACCAGAGTCAAACAGTATCTTTGTGAGCAAGATCTTcagcaaaattaaaaatataagcaATCTCTCCCAGAAACAGTCATCAGCCAAACTACTACTCATGCAAGAATCCACAGAAAAGCCAACTCCTCAGGTCTTTATCCAAACCATATTAAACCATAAACCCTGTTCTGGAAGGTTTTAGGGTGCTCAATTCATACACCTGCCACTACCACTTACCAAGctgatttcagtgctggcactgtttatctttttatttttaatgtgagGATTTAGAAGTCAAAAATAAGAGTTTACTACAAGATTGATCTTGCATTACCTTGCAGAGCTGGCTTTATGTCTGAGAAGTGGCTCATATTCAATTCTGAGTTACATATTTATCATCTGCAGATGGGATAGGGCAGTTAGGATATTAGCAGTATTCCAATGTAAAAAACAAAGGGATGATGGCTCTGCTTTTTCTGGATATTGCATGGGCTCCAGGATGATAGCTTTTGTTTTGATTCATGGAATTCATCAGGGTACTCTTAGGACTGGGGAAGGTTGGTGCTGGATCAGGATTTCAGAAGAAGAGAACTTTGGTTTCCTGCTGTGTCTTGACAGTCAATGAAATTATGCTGATTTGCCTCAAAAGAAGCTATTACCCAGTAATTGGGCAAAATACCTTGTCTCATgtcactcacttttattttccAAAGGCAGGGTGCTGTCCACCAGTGATTAACACATCTATATTTCTTTCCAGGATAAAATATGGAGTGGACACCTGCCCCTAAAAGGAACATTAGAGAGATCCCCTTTTATTACAGCCTCTTGATGCAGATTGCAAATGACATTACGTGTACATGGCCAAACTCCTAGTGGTGCCAATAAATCAGCCCACTCTATGTTTTAGTTTCTTATTAACCTACCATGCCTGAGGTTAGGCTGATTCAGCAAGTGcttcttgtggtttttttggggggtttatttggttgttttttttttttttttttttttttttttttggcagcagtAACAAAGCAGAGAAAATGAGCTTTTCAGTAGTTTTCTCTTTAGCTTCTCAATAGAGAGATGTAAATTCCCTGAATAATGGACAGGGCAGGGAAAAGCAAGGCAGTCAAAGTACAGGAGAGCTGTGGCACAAAGGACTGATGTGAGGATACCTATGTATTGGGATAAAAACCATTTTCACTGAATATCTGGAGTGAAACTCATGCCACCATGCCTCAGAGAGGCCTGAATTGTTGGGATTTTTACAGACCAGAGGGAAACTGCCTCcatggctttgttctggttttcAGACAGTAAGTGAATACCATCAACAGGAGGCCAGAGAATTTTCAAGCCTCTATCCAAGATTTACTGCCAAAGAGATAAAAAGATGATGTCATCAGGATAACCCTCCAAGGATGGTTCAGGACTGAAGTTCCTTTTTCATTTACTCTTGTCATCTTTAATTAAGTTTAGTTAAAAAACTCCTTTGATTTAGTTAAATCAACTTACTTGTTGGCTGCCACAGCTGCAATTACAACAAAGAGTGATGGTTTAGTACCTTCCC
The sequence above is a segment of the Melospiza melodia melodia isolate bMelMel2 chromosome 8, bMelMel2.pri, whole genome shotgun sequence genome. Coding sequences within it:
- the BZW1 gene encoding eIF5-mimic protein 2 isoform X1 is translated as MNNQKPQKPTLSGQRFKTRKRDEKERFDPTQFQDCIIQGLTETGTDLEAVAKFLDASGAKLDYRRYAETLFDILVAGGMLAPGGTLADDMTRTNVCVFAAQEDLETMQAFAQVFNKLIRRYKYLEKGFEDEVKKLLLFLKGFSESERNKLAMLTGILLANGTLNASILNSLYNENLVKEGVSAAFAVKLFKSWINEKDINAVAVSLRKVNMDNRLMELFPANKQSVEHFSKYFTEAGLKELSEYVRNQQSIGARKELQKELQEQMSRGDPFKDIILYVKEEMKKNNISEQTVVTIIWSSVMSTVEWNKKEELVAEQAIKHLKQYSPLLAAFTTQGQSELTLLLKIQEYCYDNIHFMKAFQKIVVLFYKAEVLSEEPILKWYKDAHLAKGKSVFLEQMKKFVEWLKNAEEESESEAEEGD